The Prochlorococcus sp. MIT 0801 genomic sequence AATAAAATGACAAATTTATCCTCTAATAAACTAAAAAGAAAGTTTATTACACCTGAAAGAACACTACTATTCACGCCTATATTAGTTGGTTTAATTATTTTTGTATCTCTAATGACATTTGCCTTTAGGCCTTTAATAAAGAAATTAAACGTAGAAGAAGCAAAGATCAAAACATATGAAACTAAGGTTTCATACATACCAATCTACAAAAGATATATTAAAGATATCTCTAATGTAAGAAATAAGGTAAGCAATCAGCAAAAGAGATTAGTTGACTTAATTTCTGATCCAAATGAATTAGATACAATACTCGCTCAAATAAATAAACTTTGTATAAAAAATAATATAAATATACTTTCTATTATTCCTCAAGAAATAGTTAACCAATCAAATAGTAAAGATAAAAATGATCCTTTTTTAATCCCTAAAGTAGAGAAACATGTCTTCAAAATTAATTTAGAAGGTTCATTTAATGGTCTAATTGATTTCCTTAAAGATTTAGAACTACTTCAGACTATTGTAATTTCAGATAATATTAATATACTTGTATCATCTGATAATACAAATAAAATTAATGATAAAAACACTATTAATTTAAGAATGAGTTTTGACTTAAGTACTTATGCAAGAAAAGGATCAATAAATAGCTTTAAACAAAATAATAAAAATTTATAATTAAATGTTATTTTTCTATGTTGGTATTGGATTCGGAATGTTCACCACAATTTTTGCAATGCTTCAAACTTCAATGATTTTAAATAAAAAAGTATATATAAATGATAAAAAATTGTTAGATCCAAATGAATTCAATTTGAGGAAACCAAATGATAAAAAATTTCTTCAACTATTAAATGAAATGAGTGGTGTATCACTTGGTTCGGGTAATGAAATATGTCAGAATATAAAAAATGGATTCACAGATAAATTAGATACCAATTACACTATTCTATCTAAATACTCAGAATTGAATATTTATGAACCTGGAATTGAATCAAATACTAATCATTCAAGATTTATCGGTGGGTGTGACTTAGTAAAAGATTCACATCGAGTTATTATAGTCCCGAACTCTACAGATATAAATACATACAACTTATATTCGTGCATAATTAATACAG encodes the following:
- a CDS encoding GspMb/PilO family protein, whose amino-acid sequence is MTNLSSNKLKRKFITPERTLLFTPILVGLIIFVSLMTFAFRPLIKKLNVEEAKIKTYETKVSYIPIYKRYIKDISNVRNKVSNQQKRLVDLISDPNELDTILAQINKLCIKNNINILSIIPQEIVNQSNSKDKNDPFLIPKVEKHVFKINLEGSFNGLIDFLKDLELLQTIVISDNINILVSSDNTNKINDKNTINLRMSFDLSTYARKGSINSFKQNNKNL